A window of the Lysinibacillus irui genome harbors these coding sequences:
- a CDS encoding sensor histidine kinase: MTLCLLLIILLLAGIILYQRKVKKEQDDTIQYMHEKIQAIVNKPTNEKVLVATTNPEIQQLLITINALLDDKQKVLATHRKMEDSMKKMLANISHDLKTPLTVVLGYIEILQLQSSISEEERQRLLTGVHAKTLEVLKIIHTFFDLAKLEAGDANYPITKINICEICRKNILSFYDMVTSVGLNINISIPELPMYALGNEEALDRVLNNLLSNAIAYGADGNVIGLTVRNDETNIYIDVWDQGKGIDEYHIDTVFERMYTLEDSRNKSFQGSGLGLTITKRLVEIMDGSIQLSSIPYKKTIFTIALKRMMY; the protein is encoded by the coding sequence ATGACGTTATGTCTATTACTAATTATTTTGTTGCTGGCGGGTATTATTCTTTATCAAAGAAAAGTAAAAAAAGAACAAGATGATACAATCCAATACATGCATGAAAAAATACAAGCAATTGTTAATAAACCAACTAATGAAAAGGTTTTAGTTGCTACGACAAATCCAGAAATTCAGCAATTACTGATTACAATAAATGCCTTATTGGATGACAAGCAAAAGGTTCTTGCTACACATCGAAAAATGGAAGATTCAATGAAAAAGATGTTGGCAAATATTTCACATGATCTTAAAACACCTTTAACAGTTGTATTAGGCTATATTGAAATACTTCAGCTTCAAAGTTCAATTAGTGAGGAAGAGCGACAGCGATTACTCACTGGTGTTCATGCTAAAACGTTAGAAGTATTAAAAATCATTCATACATTTTTTGATCTGGCAAAATTAGAGGCAGGAGATGCAAATTATCCAATCACGAAAATCAATATTTGTGAAATATGCCGAAAAAATATTTTATCCTTTTACGATATGGTCACATCGGTGGGATTAAATATCAATATTTCAATCCCCGAACTTCCTATGTATGCCCTTGGTAATGAAGAAGCGTTAGATAGAGTTTTAAACAATCTATTATCAAATGCTATAGCTTATGGAGCGGATGGCAATGTGATTGGCTTAACCGTAAGAAATGATGAGACAAACATTTATATTGATGTGTGGGATCAAGGCAAGGGCATTGATGAATATCATATCGATACTGTTTTTGAAAGAATGTATACACTAGAAGACTCTCGAAATAAATCCTTCCAGGGAAGCGGCCTAGGTCTAACCATTACAAAGCGTCTTGTGGAAATAATGGATGGTTCCATCCAGCTATCAAGTATTCCTTATAAAAAGACCATTTTTACAATTGCTTTAAAACGAATGATGTATTGA
- a CDS encoding PepSY domain-containing protein produces the protein MKKMIMIPALVVTLGVGAAIGSTTLLSGDAQEKKVLTMQEIEKKALTVVDGTVADIELDKNQYRSIYEVEVYTDTEEYDLKFDAYTGKLLKQKKERRDNDDMDDNKLATTATTIITKEQAIETALKKAKGTVTKIKLDDGIYEIELKDGQYEYEVDVDSMTGNIVDFEQDYND, from the coding sequence ATGAAAAAAATGATTATGATTCCAGCATTAGTAGTTACACTTGGGGTTGGTGCAGCGATTGGCTCGACAACATTATTATCTGGAGATGCTCAAGAAAAAAAGGTGTTAACAATGCAAGAGATTGAGAAGAAGGCCCTTACAGTAGTTGATGGTACAGTAGCGGATATCGAGTTAGACAAAAATCAGTATCGTTCTATTTATGAAGTAGAGGTCTATACTGATACAGAAGAATATGATTTGAAATTTGATGCTTATACTGGGAAATTACTCAAGCAGAAAAAAGAACGTCGAGATAACGATGATATGGACGACAATAAACTAGCAACTACAGCAACTACTATCATTACTAAAGAGCAAGCTATCGAAACAGCCTTAAAGAAAGCAAAAGGTACTGTAACAAAAATTAAGCTCGATGATGGTATCTATGAAATTGAATTGAAAGATGGTCAATATGAATATGAAGTAGATGTGGATTCTATGACGGGGAATATTGTTGATTTTGAACAGGATTATAATGACTAA
- a CDS encoding PepSY domain-containing protein, with product MKKWVLIIIVILLLCSGTLWFIQYRYFHVEPLSKSEAINHIEAIYKAHVTQVKKQGDIYEMFFTRDNVKYIAMLDAKTQQVTDLTIKEGQTKLLLTEKQIRQMVKQKYGDVESIKLTDTTYTVRVEKENQQKDLTVNAYSGEIVSVENVEPHKPPVEEPIITEQQAIQIALGQLTGEVDSVDFEETAEGGYYLIEIETQDDEATFQIHAVSGEVLSITWDDDQ from the coding sequence ATGAAAAAATGGGTTCTGATAATAATTGTTATTCTCCTTCTTTGTAGTGGAACGCTGTGGTTTATTCAGTATCGCTATTTTCATGTTGAACCACTTAGCAAGTCAGAGGCTATAAACCATATTGAAGCCATCTATAAAGCCCATGTTACGCAGGTGAAGAAACAAGGAGACATCTATGAAATGTTTTTTACACGTGACAATGTCAAGTATATAGCTATGCTAGATGCTAAAACACAACAGGTAACTGATTTAACAATAAAAGAAGGACAAACGAAGTTATTGTTAACTGAAAAGCAAATAAGACAAATGGTAAAACAGAAATATGGTGATGTTGAAAGTATCAAGTTAACAGATACCACTTATACGGTACGTGTTGAGAAAGAAAACCAACAAAAAGATTTAACTGTCAATGCCTACTCGGGTGAAATAGTATCGGTGGAAAATGTTGAGCCGCATAAACCACCTGTAGAAGAACCTATAATTACTGAACAACAGGCTATTCAAATAGCGCTAGGACAATTGACGGGGGAAGTGGACTCAGTTGATTTTGAAGAAACGGCAGAAGGTGGTTATTATTTAATTGAAATTGAAACACAGGATGACGAAGCCACTTTTCAAATCCATGCTGTTTCAGGGGAAGTTCTGTCCATTACATGGGATGATGATCAATAA
- a CDS encoding response regulator transcription factor — translation MTNRILIIEDEEKIGRVLQLELQFEGYEAVMAHTGTDGLLQYREQQWDLILLDVMLPEMSGIDVLKRIRATETQTPIIMLTAKSEVEDKVKGLDLGANDYVTKPFEIEELLARIRNALRFSQKTSPKQAALTFGHLSINEQTREVVYFDKEIQLTPREYDLLFYLLKHPKQVLTREQILEAVWGYDYYGDTNVVDVYIRYVRQKLEAANAKPIIQTVRGVGYVLKEHSYET, via the coding sequence ATGACCAATCGAATTTTAATTATAGAAGATGAAGAAAAAATTGGGCGAGTGCTACAGTTAGAGCTTCAATTTGAAGGCTATGAAGCAGTAATGGCTCATACAGGAACAGATGGTTTACTTCAATATCGTGAGCAGCAATGGGATTTAATCCTACTGGATGTCATGCTACCTGAGATGAGTGGTATTGACGTGCTAAAGCGAATTCGTGCAACAGAAACCCAAACACCTATTATTATGCTGACTGCCAAAAGTGAGGTGGAGGATAAAGTAAAGGGGCTAGATTTAGGCGCCAATGATTATGTGACAAAACCGTTTGAAATTGAGGAGCTGCTTGCGCGTATTCGCAATGCTTTACGTTTTTCACAAAAGACTAGTCCAAAGCAAGCTGCTCTCACATTTGGACATTTATCTATAAACGAGCAAACAAGAGAAGTTGTATATTTTGATAAGGAGATTCAACTGACACCCCGAGAATATGATTTGTTGTTCTATTTACTAAAGCATCCAAAACAGGTACTGACTAGAGAGCAAATTCTAGAGGCTGTATGGGGCTATGATTATTATGGAGATACAAATGTTGTAGATGTTTATATTCGTTATGTCCGACAAAAGCTTGAAGCTGCTAATGCAAAGCCCATTATTCAAACGGTTCGTGGAGTTGGGTATGTGCTAAAGGAACATAGCTATGAGACTTAA
- a CDS encoding response regulator transcription factor yields the protein MQKHILLVEDDEAIREMVENFLLLEGFGVTTAKNGEEALQYCLNHSFDLVILDIMIPKLNGLEVLKIIREQAALPIIIMSAKDSDVDKALGLGLGADDYIAKPFSMLEFSARVKAVIRRATKYSSQVDNKQDVVVIDNLTINMINFSVDKDGQEVKLTSKEFAILKLLVTNRQRVFTKEQIYQTIWKDTYYGDENIINVHIRRLREKIEDDPSNPHYIKTLWGIGYKFEG from the coding sequence ATGCAAAAACATATTTTACTAGTTGAAGATGATGAGGCTATTCGTGAAATGGTAGAAAACTTTTTACTATTGGAAGGCTTCGGTGTTACAACTGCAAAGAATGGAGAAGAGGCATTACAGTATTGTTTAAACCATTCATTTGATTTAGTTATCTTAGATATTATGATTCCTAAACTTAATGGATTAGAAGTACTAAAAATAATTCGAGAACAAGCAGCGCTTCCTATCATCATTATGTCAGCAAAGGATAGTGATGTAGATAAAGCTTTAGGGTTAGGCTTAGGTGCAGATGATTATATTGCTAAACCATTTTCTATGCTAGAGTTTTCTGCTCGCGTAAAAGCCGTTATTAGACGAGCAACCAAATATTCTAGTCAAGTGGATAACAAACAAGATGTAGTAGTGATCGATAATTTAACGATAAATATGATTAACTTTTCTGTAGATAAAGATGGGCAAGAAGTGAAACTAACATCTAAGGAATTTGCCATTTTAAAATTGCTTGTAACAAATCGCCAGCGAGTTTTTACTAAGGAGCAAATTTATCAGACAATATGGAAAGATACTTACTACGGTGATGAAAATATTATTAATGTACATATAAGAAGACTTCGCGAAAAAATTGAAGATGATCCGTCTAATCCTCATTATATAAAAACGCTGTGGGGAATTGGCTATAAGTTTGAGGGATAA
- a CDS encoding amino acid permease, translated as MSEIKVNQLGHNEPKLKKELKSRHITMISLGGTIGTGLFLASGGAIAQAGPGGALLAYALIGVMVYFLMTSLGEMAAYMPSSGSFSTYATKFVDPALGFALGWNYWYNWAITIAAEIAAVSLIMKYWFPDSSSALWTVLFIAVVLTFNLLSVKSYGESEYWFAMIKVATVIVFIIISLLMIFGILGGQAPVGFTNFFISDGPFHGGFLATFGIFLAAGFSFQGTELLGITAGETDDPGKNIPKAVKSVFWRILLFYILAIGAIGMLIPFTDERLLSEDIAVSPFTLVFDRLGIAFAASLMNAIILTAMLSAGNSGLYASSRMLWQLAVDGHAPKIFTKLSRRGIPIYALLATLAVGCLAFLASFFGDGVVYIWLLNASGMSGFIAWLGIAFSHYRFRRAFDAQGLDPKLLPYKAKLYPFGPLFAFTVCMIVVIGQNYTAFTGDKIDWYGILVSYIGIPFFLLLWLGYKIKHKTKMLPLNECDLKVED; from the coding sequence GTGAGTGAAATAAAAGTAAATCAGCTCGGTCATAACGAACCAAAGCTGAAAAAAGAATTAAAAAGCCGTCATATTACAATGATTTCTTTAGGCGGTACAATTGGTACGGGGCTATTTTTAGCTAGTGGTGGTGCCATTGCACAAGCAGGGCCAGGAGGCGCATTGCTTGCCTATGCCTTAATTGGTGTTATGGTGTACTTCCTAATGACGAGCTTAGGAGAGATGGCTGCTTATATGCCATCATCAGGTTCATTTAGTACGTATGCAACAAAATTCGTAGATCCAGCACTAGGCTTCGCTTTAGGTTGGAACTATTGGTATAACTGGGCAATTACGATTGCAGCAGAAATTGCAGCAGTGTCTTTAATAATGAAATATTGGTTCCCAGATAGCTCATCAGCACTTTGGACAGTATTATTTATTGCTGTTGTGCTAACGTTTAATTTACTTTCTGTAAAGAGCTATGGTGAAAGTGAATATTGGTTTGCTATGATTAAAGTAGCAACGGTCATTGTTTTTATTATTATTAGTTTATTAATGATTTTTGGTATTTTAGGTGGTCAGGCACCTGTAGGCTTCACAAATTTCTTTATTAGTGATGGGCCATTCCATGGGGGCTTCCTTGCTACCTTTGGTATTTTCCTGGCTGCAGGGTTTTCATTCCAAGGAACAGAGCTTCTAGGTATAACAGCTGGTGAAACTGATGATCCAGGTAAAAATATTCCGAAAGCTGTAAAATCCGTATTCTGGCGTATTCTTTTATTCTATATTTTAGCAATTGGTGCAATAGGAATGCTGATTCCTTTCACAGATGAGCGCCTATTATCAGAAGATATTGCAGTATCACCATTTACATTAGTGTTTGATCGCTTAGGTATCGCCTTTGCTGCGTCGTTAATGAACGCTATTATTTTAACGGCTATGCTATCAGCAGGTAACTCAGGGCTTTATGCATCATCTCGTATGTTATGGCAATTAGCGGTGGATGGTCATGCGCCTAAAATCTTTACAAAGCTTAGTCGCCGTGGTATTCCAATTTACGCGCTACTAGCAACATTAGCTGTAGGCTGTTTAGCATTTTTAGCGTCATTTTTCGGTGACGGTGTGGTGTATATCTGGCTATTAAATGCCTCTGGAATGTCTGGCTTTATTGCATGGCTTGGCATTGCATTTAGTCATTATCGTTTCCGTCGTGCATTCGACGCACAGGGCTTAGATCCAAAGCTATTACCTTATAAAGCAAAATTGTATCCATTCGGACCACTATTCGCCTTTACAGTTTGTATGATTGTGGTCATTGGACAAAATTACACAGCCTTTACAGGAGACAAAATCGATTGGTACGGTATTCTAGTTTCTTATATTGGAATTCCATTTTTCTTACTATTATGGTTAGGCTATAAAATTAAACATAAAACAAAAATGCTTCCACTTAATGAGTGTGATTTAAAAGTGGAGGATTAA
- a CDS encoding Nramp family divalent metal transporter, with the protein MVYKRVTKSPAEAVLDGDIKGWRRFLPFLGPAFIAAVAYIDPGNFATNITAGSQYGYLLLWVIAFSNLMAVLIQSLSAKLGIATGKNLPEVAREHFSKKTSIFLWIQAELVIIATDLAEFIGAALGLYLLFNIPMLPAALITAVGSFAILELQRRGFRAFEAGISGMVLIVVLAFAFQTFLAQPAWGDVAIGMFTPHFEGVDSLLLATGILGATVMPHAIYLHSSLTQSRIIGRNEEEKRRIFRFEFIDIIIAMIIAGAINMSMLIIAAAVFHTQGVVVEDLDVAYNGLKEALGPLAAISFGLGLLIAGLASSSVGTLAGDVVMQGFIQRKIPLYLRRAITMVPPLAIIASGVNATYALVLSQVVLSFGIAFALIPLVMFTSKRDIMGSLVNHRITTILGWFVVVIVVTLNIYLLWETIFG; encoded by the coding sequence ATGGTTTATAAACGAGTCACAAAATCGCCAGCCGAGGCTGTTTTAGACGGAGATATAAAAGGTTGGCGACGCTTTTTACCGTTTTTAGGGCCCGCTTTCATTGCAGCCGTAGCTTATATCGACCCTGGCAATTTTGCCACAAATATAACAGCAGGCTCACAATATGGCTACTTGCTACTTTGGGTAATTGCCTTTTCCAATTTAATGGCTGTTTTAATTCAATCCTTATCTGCAAAGCTTGGAATCGCGACAGGAAAAAACCTACCTGAAGTGGCACGCGAGCATTTTTCTAAAAAAACCTCTATATTCCTTTGGATTCAGGCAGAGTTAGTTATCATTGCCACAGACCTCGCGGAATTCATCGGAGCAGCCTTAGGGCTTTATTTGTTATTTAATATTCCAATGCTACCAGCAGCATTGATTACAGCGGTTGGCTCATTTGCTATTTTAGAACTCCAAAGACGAGGATTCAGAGCCTTTGAAGCGGGGATTTCTGGTATGGTTTTAATTGTCGTATTAGCATTTGCCTTCCAAACATTTTTAGCGCAGCCAGCATGGGGCGATGTGGCGATTGGCATGTTCACACCACACTTTGAAGGTGTAGATTCACTATTATTAGCAACAGGTATTTTAGGTGCAACCGTCATGCCTCATGCTATTTACTTACATTCTTCATTAACTCAAAGCCGTATTATTGGTCGTAATGAAGAAGAAAAAAGACGCATTTTCCGTTTTGAATTTATTGATATTATCATCGCTATGATTATTGCTGGAGCTATTAATATGAGCATGCTTATTATCGCCGCAGCAGTATTCCATACACAAGGCGTTGTAGTTGAAGATTTAGATGTTGCCTATAACGGCTTAAAAGAGGCTCTTGGCCCATTGGCTGCCATTTCTTTTGGTCTTGGTTTACTTATTGCAGGGCTTGCTAGCTCCTCTGTAGGGACTTTAGCCGGTGATGTAGTCATGCAAGGCTTTATTCAAAGAAAAATACCTCTTTATTTACGTAGAGCAATTACCATGGTACCTCCACTTGCAATCATTGCATCTGGTGTGAATGCAACCTATGCTCTAGTTCTTAGTCAGGTTGTTTTATCATTTGGTATTGCCTTTGCACTTATCCCTCTTGTTATGTTTACAAGTAAACGAGACATCATGGGTAGCCTAGTTAATCACCGTATTACAACAATTTTGGGTTGGTTTGTCGTAGTCATTGTTGTTACGCTGAATATTTACTTACTGTGGGAAACAATATTTGGATAA
- a CDS encoding ABC transporter ATP-binding protein, translated as MTYIVKTNQLTKVYDGKEVVSTVNMNVKKGEIYGFLGPNGAGKTTVMKMLTNLTKPTSGDVEIFGEKLTDRSYEVLKRMGTIIEYPIFYEKLTAKETLELHCEYMGYYDKKEIAHVLNLVKLSNTEEKRVKDFSLGMKQRLGIARAIITKPELLILDEPINGLDPVGIKELRELFKMLCKEYGITIIISSHILGEIEQLADTIGVIKDGRLLTEVTMETINRNQADYIEVIVNDGKKAAFILESVLKIANFKLMDDNSIRVYDSTVSQKSLTKTLIEHDIEIEEISKKTSSLEDYFLKLINGGVVHA; from the coding sequence ATGACATACATTGTAAAAACAAATCAGCTTACGAAAGTGTACGATGGTAAAGAAGTGGTATCCACTGTCAATATGAACGTCAAAAAGGGAGAGATTTATGGATTTTTAGGTCCAAATGGTGCAGGTAAAACCACTGTCATGAAGATGCTAACAAATCTGACGAAGCCAACAAGCGGGGATGTAGAAATATTTGGCGAAAAGCTGACGGATCGATCCTATGAAGTACTAAAAAGAATGGGAACGATTATTGAGTATCCTATTTTCTATGAAAAATTGACGGCTAAGGAGACCTTAGAACTGCATTGCGAATATATGGGGTATTACGATAAAAAAGAAATTGCTCATGTTCTAAATTTAGTAAAATTATCAAATACAGAAGAGAAACGTGTAAAAGACTTTTCTCTAGGGATGAAACAGAGACTAGGCATTGCACGTGCCATTATAACAAAGCCAGAACTTCTTATTTTAGATGAACCAATTAATGGATTAGATCCTGTAGGGATTAAAGAGTTGAGAGAGCTCTTCAAAATGCTCTGTAAGGAGTATGGTATTACGATTATCATCTCCAGCCATATATTAGGGGAAATTGAACAATTGGCTGATACAATAGGTGTCATTAAGGATGGTAGGCTACTCACGGAAGTTACAATGGAAACAATTAATCGTAATCAAGCAGATTATATTGAAGTCATTGTCAATGATGGCAAGAAGGCAGCTTTTATTTTAGAAAGTGTATTGAAGATTGCTAATTTTAAGCTGATGGACGACAACTCTATTCGAGTTTATGATTCGACAGTATCCCAAAAGAGCCTAACAAAAACATTAATTGAACATGACATCGAAATCGAAGAGATAAGCAAAAAAACAAGCTCACTTGAGGATTATTTCCTAAAATTAATCAATGGAGGAGTTGTCCATGCTTAA
- a CDS encoding sensor histidine kinase, with product MRLKTKIHLLTTMLMLVILVATTNGIYFLYEKFAYDTEYNQLQSRANDLSSSLSQLNAQTNLQQVLRVYMPTDGAVYIYDGERLKTKVQATLEMPEVPSITYTMPTIWIDGTVVDITLQQSMEEVEQTLDLLKVILVVVSIMATLPIFLASLVLGRLILLPLERLNITMRKSAATGKYEKIDIPEKGGDELTNINRTFNMMMEKLEQHYQKQQEFVSNASHELKTPITVIESYAKLLLRRGFDNREVAQESLQAIANESTRMHEMVLQLLELAKNNEHLAIHLEQLELEPFLQKVASQMQQAYHRTFIVDAKLPRFIYSDEKILKQLLFILLDNARKYSEDEVRILTAETTNHACITIQDFGIGIPEEHLPHLFERFYRVTEDRNRKTGGSGLGLAIAHELAEQLGITIDVKSTLGEGTSFTLCIPKEEEQ from the coding sequence ATGAGACTTAAAACAAAAATTCATTTACTAACAACGATGCTCATGCTTGTCATTTTAGTGGCAACTACTAATGGCATTTATTTTTTGTATGAGAAATTTGCCTATGATACGGAATACAATCAGCTCCAGTCACGGGCAAATGATTTAAGCTCTTCACTGAGTCAGTTAAATGCACAAACCAACCTCCAGCAAGTATTAAGGGTATATATGCCAACGGACGGTGCTGTCTATATTTATGATGGAGAGCGTTTGAAAACAAAGGTTCAGGCTACACTTGAAATGCCAGAGGTCCCTTCCATTACCTACACGATGCCTACCATTTGGATAGACGGAACAGTTGTAGACATAACATTACAGCAATCCATGGAAGAGGTAGAGCAGACATTAGACTTACTAAAGGTGATCTTAGTCGTTGTATCTATTATGGCAACGCTCCCCATTTTCTTAGCAAGCTTAGTACTTGGGCGCTTAATTTTATTACCACTAGAGCGTTTAAACATTACTATGCGTAAAAGTGCAGCGACAGGGAAATATGAAAAAATAGATATTCCTGAAAAGGGTGGAGACGAGTTAACAAACATTAATCGTACCTTTAATATGATGATGGAGAAGCTTGAACAGCATTATCAAAAGCAACAAGAGTTTGTTTCAAATGCTTCCCATGAGCTAAAAACGCCGATTACCGTTATTGAAAGCTATGCAAAATTACTCCTTCGAAGAGGCTTTGATAATCGTGAAGTTGCGCAAGAATCATTACAAGCGATCGCTAATGAATCGACTCGCATGCATGAAATGGTACTACAATTGCTAGAACTAGCTAAAAATAATGAGCATCTGGCTATTCATTTGGAACAGCTAGAGCTTGAACCGTTCTTGCAGAAAGTTGCCTCACAAATGCAGCAGGCTTATCATCGAACATTTATAGTCGATGCGAAGCTTCCAAGATTTATTTATAGTGATGAAAAAATCTTGAAGCAACTACTTTTTATTTTGCTCGATAATGCTAGAAAGTATAGTGAGGATGAGGTGCGTATTCTTACAGCAGAAACAACCAATCATGCCTGCATTACCATCCAAGATTTTGGTATAGGTATTCCAGAGGAGCACTTACCTCATTTGTTTGAGCGTTTTTATCGGGTAACAGAGGATCGAAATCGTAAGACAGGTGGCTCTGGATTAGGGCTTGCGATAGCCCATGAGCTTGCAGAACAACTGGGCATAACCATTGATGTGAAAAGTACACTTGGAGAAGGAACAAGCTTTACCCTATGTATACCAAAGGAGGAGGAGCAATGA
- a CDS encoding ABC transporter permease, with product MLNLMRLEMKKYHLGSYVKGAIIANFIILGFLFLVVGISKVEGDQDLENYQVALSVIESMIRVVFSIFASTLIAKLIIGEYKFKTITLAFMYPISRKKLIVAKLAIVMLFTFSTIIISNAFITTAFCVISDKFDLIPNVLSSSLILQHIPSVLMNAIAASGIALIPLYFGMRKYSIPATIISSIIIVSLTSSNTGNFTLNDIIFIPITLAIVGLGIAYLAIRNIEKVDV from the coding sequence ATGCTTAATTTAATGCGTTTAGAAATGAAAAAGTATCATTTAGGCTCATATGTTAAGGGGGCTATTATTGCTAATTTTATTATTCTTGGATTTCTATTTTTGGTAGTAGGTATTTCCAAAGTGGAGGGGGACCAAGACCTTGAAAATTACCAGGTTGCTTTAAGTGTCATTGAATCAATGATTAGAGTCGTCTTTAGTATTTTTGCTTCTACGTTAATAGCTAAGTTGATTATCGGAGAATATAAATTTAAGACCATCACCTTAGCTTTTATGTATCCTATAAGTAGAAAGAAATTAATCGTCGCGAAGCTTGCCATTGTAATGCTTTTTACGTTTAGTACGATCATCATTTCAAATGCTTTTATTACAACGGCTTTCTGTGTTATTAGTGATAAATTTGATTTGATTCCAAATGTACTATCAAGCTCATTAATCTTACAACACATTCCTTCCGTATTGATGAATGCGATTGCTGCCTCGGGTATAGCTTTAATCCCATTGTATTTCGGAATGAGAAAATACTCCATACCAGCAACTATTATTTCATCGATTATAATAGTATCTCTGACTTCGTCTAATACAGGTAACTTTACGTTAAACGATATTATTTTTATTCCTATTACTTTAGCAATTGTAGGTCTAGGCATTGCCTATTTAGCCATTAGAAATATTGAAAAGGTGGATGTTTAA